A genomic window from Triticum urartu cultivar G1812 chromosome 7, Tu2.1, whole genome shotgun sequence includes:
- the LOC125522751 gene encoding probable glutathione S-transferase GSTU6 codes for MAGGKGEEVKLLGAWASPYVARVKLALHLKGVSYKYMEEDLTNKSELLLRSNPVHTMVPVLIHGGKPICESQVIVQYVDETFASIGPALLPADPHERAVAHFWAAYVDDKVLPPWGMLLRAKTDEVEERAEWMRQTIAAVDALEEGVRECSKGKGFLGGDDVGYLDVLLGGMVPWVYATEKISGHNFFGASKAPLLAAWMERFTELDAAKAVFQDVDSLVEYAGTVLSGMAVSN; via the coding sequence ATGGCTGGGGGGAAGGGAGAGGAAGTGAAGCTGTTGGGGGCGTGGGCTAGCCCGTACGTGGCCAGGGTGAAGCTAGCGCTCCACCTCAAGGGCGTGAGCTACAAGTACATGGAGGAGGACCTCACCAACAAGAGCGAGCTGCTCCTCCGCTCCAACCCCGTCCACACGATGGTTCCCGTGCTCATCCATGGCGGCAAACCCATCTGTGAGTCCCAGGTCATCGTCCAGTACGTCGACGAGACCTTCGCCTCTATCGGCCCTGCCCTCCTCCCTGCCGACCCCCACGAGCGTGCGGTGGCCCACTTCTGGGCCGCCTACGTCGACGACAAGGTGCTGCCGCCGTGGGGGATGCTCTTGAGGGCAAAGACAGACGAGGTCGAGGAGAGGGCGGAGTGGATGAGGCAGACCATCGCAGCGGTGGATGCGCTGGAGGAAGGAGTGAGGGAGTGCTCGAAGGGCAAGGGGTTCTTGGGCGGTGATGACGTCGGCTACCTCGACGTCCTGCTCGGGGGCATGGTCCCGTGGGTGTACGCCACCGAGAAGATCTCCGGTCACAACTTCTTCGGCGCCAGCAAGGCCCCGCTGCTGGCGGCATGGATGGAGCGCTTCACGGAGCTGGACGCTGCCAAGGCGGTGTTCCAGGACGTCGACAGCTTGGTAGAGTATGCTGGGACCGTACTTTCCGGCATGGCTGTAAGCAACTGA
- the LOC125523087 gene encoding probable glutathione S-transferase GSTU6 — MAGEKNEVKLLGMWASPYIARVKLALNLKGVSYEYMEEDLANKSELLLCSNPVHKVVPVLIHDGKPICESQVIVQYIDEAFHAAAKALLPADPYERAVARFWAAYIDDKVLGPWEMVLKAKTGKERAVWARRTFEAVDVLEEGLMKCCKGKGLFGGDDIGYLDVLLGGMVPWLYATEKISGHNFFDASKVPLLASWMERFTHLDAAKAVFQEQDVDSLVEFARSVLLTGAATSS, encoded by the coding sequence ATGGCTGGAGAGAAAAACGAAGTGAAGCTGCTGGGGATGTGGGCGAGCCCGTACATAGCGAGGGTGAAGCTGGCGCTTAACCTCAAGGGCGTGAGCTATGAGTACATGGAGGAGGACCTCGCCAACAAGAGCGAGTTGCTCCTCTGCTCGAACCCCGTCCACAAGGTGGTGCCCGTCCTCATCCACGACGGCAAGCCCATCTGTGAGTCCCAGGTCATCGTCCAGTACATCGACGAGGCCTTCCATGCCGCGGCCAAGGCCCTCCTTCCCGCCGACCCTTACGAGCGCGCCGTTGCCCGCTTCTGGGCCGCCTACATCGACGACAAGGTGTTGGGGCCATGGGAAATGGTCTTGAAGGCGAAGACGGGCAAGGAGAGGGCGGTCTGGGCGAGGCGGACGTTTGAAGCGGTGGATGTGCTGGAGGAGGGCCTCATGAAGTGCTGCAAGGGCAAGGGGTTGTTTGGCGGGGACGACATCGGCTACCTCGATGTCCTGCTCGGGGGCATGGTCCCGTGGCTGTACGCGACCGAGAAGATCTCTGGTCACAACTTCTTCGACGCCAGCAAGGTCCCGCTGCTGGCGTCATGGATGGAGCGTTTTACCCATCTTGACGCTGCCAAGGCGGTGTTCCAGGAGCAGGACGTCGACAGCCTGGTTGAATTCGCTCGGTCGGTACTCTTGACCGGTGCTGCAACCAGCTCATAA